From Parasphaerochaeta coccoides DSM 17374, a single genomic window includes:
- a CDS encoding DUF969 domain-containing protein yields MEALKLIGVVIVIVGFILKRDTIATVVVAGVVTGLVAGMTVMDILNTLGRSFITQRTATLFVLTLPVIGISERYGLKDKAVDFIRGIKNATTGRIIALYQSIRTVAAAFSLRLGGHPQFVRPLINPMAQGAAVAKFGKIDEKTEDTIKGYSAAGENFGNFFAQNCFMGASGTLLIVSTLVEQGYEVNALQIATMSIPIAVVSVLVGWVHAILLDRKLAATYQGKEG; encoded by the coding sequence ATGGAAGCACTGAAACTTATCGGAGTGGTGATAGTCATTGTGGGCTTCATCCTCAAGAGAGACACCATTGCGACGGTTGTCGTTGCCGGTGTCGTGACAGGGCTTGTTGCCGGTATGACTGTCATGGATATACTGAATACCCTTGGCAGATCCTTCATCACCCAGCGTACCGCCACATTATTTGTGTTGACTTTGCCCGTCATTGGTATCAGCGAAAGGTACGGGTTGAAGGATAAGGCTGTTGATTTCATCCGCGGGATTAAGAACGCTACCACGGGAAGGATAATCGCTCTATACCAGAGTATCCGTACCGTTGCTGCGGCGTTCTCCCTGAGACTCGGTGGCCACCCGCAGTTCGTCAGACCTTTGATCAATCCTATGGCCCAGGGCGCGGCTGTAGCGAAGTTCGGGAAAATTGACGAGAAGACCGAAGATACCATCAAAGGGTATAGCGCTGCCGGAGAGAACTTCGGTAATTTCTTTGCACAGAACTGCTTCATGGGGGCTTCCGGAACCTTGCTCATCGTCTCGACTCTTGTGGAGCAGGGCTACGAGGTCAATGCATTGCAGATTGCTACAATGTCCATTCCTATCGCTGTCGTTTCCGTCCTGGTCGGATGGGTTCATGCAATCCTGCTTGACCGCAAGCTTGCCGCCACATATCAGGGCAAGGAGGGTTGA
- the ispG gene encoding flavodoxin-dependent (E)-4-hydroxy-3-methylbut-2-enyl-diphosphate synthase, with the protein MARESTPVSIADIIVGGGSPVRIQTMWDEPLPSNGDDKAVESLLHRLRLLKSMGCDIIRFSYPDDEHRQTFRRICAESPMPVVADIHFDYRLAVAAIEAGAHKIRINPGNIGAAWKVEEVVRAAKEKNVAIRIGLNSGSLPKHTEKEPSDLMVDTALEYVSWFHDMDFHDIVVSLKASDPSLTYDVNVRFAEKSDVPLHLGVTEAGGIVSAVTRSTWVLGRLLEKGIGDTIRISITGSIETEVQAGVELLRTLGLRAGGINVISCPRCGRYSFDTQSLLAKLEPRLLQIQKSLTVAIMGCQVNGVGEASHADIAITGIGHKAFLYVRGKLVRDVSAEDVEQVLMDVVEEF; encoded by the coding sequence GTGGCGAGGGAATCTACACCTGTATCCATAGCAGATATAATCGTGGGAGGAGGCAGCCCTGTACGCATCCAGACCATGTGGGACGAGCCCCTTCCTTCCAACGGTGATGACAAAGCGGTGGAGTCCCTGCTCCATAGATTACGCCTGCTCAAGTCAATGGGATGCGACATCATACGATTTTCTTATCCGGATGACGAACATCGGCAGACCTTCCGGCGCATCTGCGCGGAAAGTCCCATGCCAGTAGTGGCTGACATTCATTTCGACTATCGGTTGGCCGTAGCGGCAATCGAGGCCGGTGCCCATAAGATACGGATAAATCCTGGAAACATCGGCGCAGCGTGGAAGGTTGAGGAAGTCGTGCGGGCTGCAAAAGAAAAAAACGTGGCAATCCGGATAGGACTGAACAGCGGCTCATTACCCAAGCATACAGAAAAGGAGCCGTCTGACCTGATGGTCGATACTGCCTTAGAATATGTCTCTTGGTTTCATGATATGGATTTCCATGATATCGTCGTTTCGCTGAAAGCATCCGATCCATCCCTTACCTACGATGTGAACGTCCGCTTTGCTGAAAAAAGCGATGTTCCCCTGCATCTCGGTGTCACGGAGGCGGGCGGCATTGTTTCCGCCGTGACCCGTTCCACCTGGGTGTTGGGGCGTCTTCTGGAGAAGGGTATTGGCGACACCATACGTATTTCCATCACCGGCAGTATTGAGACGGAAGTGCAGGCCGGGGTAGAGCTTCTTCGTACGCTTGGCTTGCGTGCGGGAGGCATCAATGTCATAAGTTGCCCCCGTTGCGGTCGATACAGCTTTGATACGCAGAGCCTGCTTGCCAAACTGGAGCCACGGCTGCTTCAGATACAGAAGTCCTTGACTGTCGCCATCATGGGCTGTCAGGTCAACGGCGTGGGAGAGGCTTCCCATGCCGACATCGCAATCACAGGAATCGGCCATAAGGCTTTCCTGTATGTCCGTGGAAAACTGGTGAGGGACGTGTCGGCGGAAGATGTCGAACAAGTCCTGATGGACGTCGTAGAGGAGTTCTGA
- a CDS encoding flavodoxin, with translation MAKVSVVYWSQTGNTEAMAEAIAEGARTAGAEVVLTPVSKVNKTDVLSSDVIALGCPSMGVETLEEMEFDPFFADIESSLSGRKVALFGSYGWGDGQWMRDWESRTTAAGAIIYQGEGFIVNETPGNAELAKAKEIGAGLASF, from the coding sequence ATGGCAAAAGTTTCAGTTGTGTATTGGAGTCAGACTGGTAATACGGAGGCCATGGCGGAAGCCATTGCGGAAGGAGCGAGAACGGCAGGAGCAGAGGTTGTACTTACACCTGTCTCTAAGGTAAATAAAACAGATGTCCTGTCTAGCGATGTCATAGCTTTGGGCTGTCCTTCCATGGGTGTGGAAACCCTTGAGGAAATGGAATTCGACCCATTCTTTGCGGATATCGAATCTTCTCTTTCCGGCAGAAAGGTTGCTTTGTTCGGTTCTTATGGATGGGGAGATGGACAGTGGATGAGGGACTGGGAAAGCAGAACAACCGCTGCCGGAGCCATCATTTATCAAGGAGAAGGCTTCATTGTCAATGAAACCCCTGGAAATGCAGAACTGGCAAAAGCCAAGGAAATAGGCGCGGGACTGGCATCTTTCTGA
- a CDS encoding DUF979 domain-containing protein, producing the protein MNNIIAEFFYCVIGVIFILVGLKALNDKTLATRITTALFWFILAFTFIAGPYLPHWVTGACVLIIAVLTAFKRVTQSKSDVPSEETTRSNANKLGYTVFIPALCLALVAVLAATFLPFGANNAIGISAAVALLVVFLITKAPAKSAVTDGSRLMDNVGPVGILPQLLAALGALFTAAGVGTVIANGVSAIIPEGMRIIAVAVYCIGMALFTIIMGNGFAAFSVITVGIGIPFLIMQGANPVVVGALGLTAGYCGTLLTPMAANFNIMPAALLETKNKYVIIKAQAPVAITMLFVHIVLMYILAF; encoded by the coding sequence ATGAATAACATCATTGCTGAATTTTTCTACTGTGTCATTGGAGTGATTTTCATTCTGGTTGGGCTGAAGGCGCTCAATGATAAAACCCTTGCAACACGCATCACCACGGCGCTTTTCTGGTTTATTCTTGCATTCACTTTCATTGCTGGTCCATATCTTCCTCATTGGGTAACAGGTGCCTGTGTGCTGATCATCGCTGTGCTGACCGCCTTTAAGCGCGTCACCCAAAGCAAGAGCGATGTGCCGTCCGAGGAAACCACCAGGAGTAATGCCAATAAACTCGGCTATACGGTGTTCATTCCTGCGCTATGTCTTGCTCTTGTAGCAGTGCTTGCCGCGACATTCCTGCCTTTTGGCGCGAATAATGCCATTGGTATTTCTGCCGCTGTTGCTCTTCTCGTTGTATTCTTAATTACCAAAGCGCCTGCGAAGTCCGCAGTCACAGATGGCTCACGCCTGATGGATAATGTCGGACCGGTAGGTATCCTGCCTCAACTTCTGGCAGCTCTTGGTGCGTTGTTCACAGCGGCGGGTGTCGGTACAGTCATTGCCAATGGCGTGTCCGCCATTATCCCTGAAGGGATGCGGATCATTGCCGTGGCTGTCTACTGCATTGGAATGGCTTTGTTCACCATCATCATGGGCAACGGTTTCGCTGCGTTCAGCGTTATTACCGTTGGCATCGGTATTCCGTTCCTTATCATGCAAGGCGCAAATCCCGTAGTGGTCGGTGCGCTTGGTCTGACTGCCGGCTATTGTGGTACTTTGCTGACTCCTATGGCTGCGAATTTTAATATCATGCCTGCCGCGCTTCTTGAGACAAAGAACAAGTATGTCATCATCAAGGCTCAGGCTCCGGTAGCAATCACCATGCTGTTTGTCCACATTGTGCTGATGTATATCCTTGCGTTCTGA
- a CDS encoding endonuclease MutS2 encodes MHTRTLEDLGFTTVTTSIATHALSSEGKEELSRDRFVRTADEWEERQLLVGDIMRLRQDSLRPAPSGFPDISGILNLLDRPAAVLAGEDIYTVGGYIAAAREFKAFCEEQDEGKAVNPAAGLFTAFPVTLAPVEKEIFSIMESPGTVKKSHPELAKLLRDVERIRGERQAYSREFLLKNSQSVRNDQPVLRDGRLVIPMRSDQSSTVTGFVHGSSASGATTFMEPFPLVGLNNNVVLAEQKVQMCIARILSALSATVKAVLDDVKVLQCIIGEADALYACASWAGRNRCVVVHRSDDIPCRLVGARHPLLGSKAVPVTVDIPPGIDGVVFSGPNAGGKTVTIKTVGLFALLNQFCGYVPAEEGTSLPLFDGIFSDIGDDQSIEKEFSTFSGHLHRIGFIMKEATPRSLIILDELGSGTDPAEGAALARAILEYCLDHAFLTLVTSHHGVLKQYAYGSDRLLNAAMEFDEEFHRPTFRVVSGISGESHAIETARRMDLPSEVIVAAQKYLGTEAVRISTIIRDLEEKQRRARQMEEEMAQDKKALESALAQARERSRTLLEEEVRVREDGMAQLSSYIADTRKSLENLIADLRHGEISREKTLRAKQFIADLQEKEKKERDALVSRKDRQRTFNRTQDATLLTEGMDVLVGTARKEGRLLRKKGKNSWEVSVGVMRMVIDEKDIHPVRRRETPVSVISYATASPRPSPILDVRGMTLDQALEEVSRRVEACIVHDMSGFEIIHGYGDGILAQGIGNFLDSFPAVKKRFFARPEEGGMGKTYVEL; translated from the coding sequence ATGCACACGAGGACGCTTGAGGATCTCGGTTTCACGACGGTGACGACATCTATCGCCACTCATGCGTTGAGTAGCGAGGGCAAGGAAGAATTAAGCAGGGACAGGTTTGTCCGCACTGCGGATGAGTGGGAGGAAAGACAGCTCTTGGTAGGAGACATCATGCGTCTCCGTCAGGATTCTTTGCGCCCCGCGCCCTCTGGCTTTCCCGATATCTCCGGAATTCTCAATCTCCTCGACCGACCGGCGGCGGTTCTGGCCGGCGAAGACATTTACACTGTCGGTGGATATATCGCCGCTGCCCGTGAGTTCAAAGCGTTCTGCGAAGAACAGGACGAGGGGAAGGCTGTCAATCCTGCGGCGGGTCTGTTCACGGCATTTCCCGTGACGCTTGCCCCGGTGGAGAAGGAAATCTTCTCCATCATGGAAAGTCCTGGTACCGTGAAAAAAAGCCATCCCGAACTTGCCAAGCTGCTCCGTGATGTGGAAAGGATACGTGGGGAGCGGCAAGCCTACAGCCGTGAGTTTCTTCTGAAGAACAGCCAAAGCGTCCGTAATGACCAACCGGTGTTGCGTGACGGTCGCCTTGTCATACCAATGCGCTCTGACCAGAGTTCTACGGTGACTGGCTTTGTCCATGGGAGCAGTGCCAGTGGAGCGACTACCTTCATGGAGCCTTTTCCCCTTGTCGGTCTGAATAACAACGTTGTGCTGGCGGAACAGAAAGTACAGATGTGCATTGCCCGTATCCTCTCCGCCCTGAGTGCGACGGTCAAGGCTGTCCTTGATGATGTGAAGGTTTTGCAGTGTATCATTGGTGAAGCTGATGCCCTGTACGCGTGTGCTTCATGGGCAGGGAGGAACAGATGCGTCGTCGTGCATCGTTCGGATGACATTCCCTGCCGTCTGGTCGGCGCTCGACATCCCCTGCTGGGAAGCAAGGCGGTTCCGGTGACCGTTGATATACCACCGGGCATAGACGGGGTGGTGTTCAGCGGGCCGAATGCCGGTGGAAAGACGGTGACAATCAAGACTGTCGGACTTTTTGCCCTTCTCAATCAGTTCTGCGGATACGTACCGGCGGAAGAAGGCACATCCCTGCCTTTGTTTGATGGAATCTTTAGCGACATAGGGGACGATCAGAGCATCGAAAAGGAGTTTTCTACTTTCAGCGGACACCTGCATCGCATAGGTTTCATCATGAAGGAGGCGACTCCGCGCAGCCTGATTATCCTTGATGAACTGGGTAGTGGCACTGATCCTGCGGAGGGAGCGGCTCTGGCGCGAGCTATCTTGGAATACTGTCTTGACCATGCGTTCCTTACTTTGGTCACCAGCCATCACGGGGTGTTGAAGCAGTATGCTTACGGTTCTGACCGTCTGCTCAACGCCGCCATGGAGTTTGACGAGGAATTTCATAGGCCGACCTTCCGGGTGGTCAGCGGTATTTCAGGGGAAAGCCATGCCATTGAGACTGCCCGTCGGATGGATTTGCCGTCAGAGGTCATTGTTGCTGCCCAGAAGTATCTCGGAACAGAGGCCGTGCGAATCAGTACCATCATCAGGGATTTGGAAGAAAAGCAACGCAGGGCACGGCAGATGGAAGAAGAAATGGCTCAAGACAAAAAAGCCCTGGAGTCTGCCCTTGCCCAAGCCAGGGAACGCTCCCGTACTTTGCTTGAAGAAGAAGTCAGGGTGAGGGAAGATGGCATGGCGCAGCTTTCCTCTTACATCGCGGATACCCGGAAAAGTTTGGAGAACCTCATTGCCGACCTTCGTCATGGTGAGATTAGCAGGGAGAAGACGCTCCGTGCCAAGCAGTTCATCGCTGACCTTCAGGAGAAGGAAAAGAAAGAGCGGGATGCCTTGGTTTCCCGCAAGGACAGGCAACGTACATTCAATCGGACGCAGGATGCTACGCTCTTGACTGAAGGGATGGATGTCCTTGTCGGTACGGCACGGAAGGAAGGACGGCTTCTGCGGAAAAAGGGAAAAAACTCATGGGAGGTTTCGGTAGGGGTCATGCGTATGGTCATTGATGAGAAAGACATCCACCCTGTCAGGAGAAGGGAGACGCCAGTTTCGGTTATCTCCTATGCCACGGCTTCTCCTCGTCCGTCTCCGATTCTCGATGTACGGGGGATGACGTTGGATCAGGCGCTTGAGGAAGTTTCCCGCCGTGTGGAGGCTTGCATTGTCCATGATATGTCTGGTTTTGAGATTATTCACGGTTATGGGGACGGGATACTTGCCCAAGGCATAGGGAATTTCCTTGATTCCTTTCCCGCGGTAAAGAAGCGTTTCTTCGCACGCCCGGAGGAGGGCGGTATGGGGAAGACCTACGTGGAGCTGTAA
- a CDS encoding gamma-glutamylcyclotransferase family protein, translated as MECMRIWVYGSLLEGFFNYRKVLVGKVLSRKAGQVKGKIFHQLAKGYPALLAGDDWVEGELLEIEDFHDTLEMLDVLENYFGPGDADNEYERIVTPVFLPGTDAWTEAYVYWYGRDDLGSPENPVIPLPDGSWRTFMRKNNT; from the coding sequence ATGGAATGTATGAGGATATGGGTGTACGGCAGCTTGCTGGAGGGTTTTTTCAACTATAGGAAGGTACTTGTCGGTAAAGTCCTTTCCCGTAAGGCAGGACAGGTGAAAGGCAAGATCTTCCACCAATTGGCAAAAGGGTATCCAGCGTTGCTTGCGGGCGATGACTGGGTGGAAGGGGAACTTCTGGAGATTGAGGATTTCCACGATACGCTGGAAATGCTCGATGTACTGGAGAACTATTTTGGTCCTGGCGATGCGGACAATGAGTATGAACGTATCGTCACGCCTGTGTTCCTTCCGGGAACCGATGCCTGGACGGAAGCGTATGTATATTGGTATGGACGGGATGATCTTGGTTCTCCGGAAAATCCAGTGATACCTTTACCCGACGGAAGCTGGCGTACATTCATGAGAAAAAACAATACATGA
- the uvrA gene encoding excinuclease ABC subunit UvrA, whose translation MQHSKLIIRGAREHNLKNLDIDIEKNKLIVVSGISGSGKSSLAFDTIFAEGQRRYVESLSAYARQFLGRLEKPDVDYMEGLSPAIAIEQKSTHRNPRSIVGTITEIYDYYRLLWARIGRQHCHICGREISEQSIDQIIGTIYRYPAGTRLTILSPLVRGRKGEHKKIFEDARQGGYQRVRVNGTIRRLDEEPIVLDKQVKHDIEVVIDRLILEAENRHRLSESLETAISMSDGLAAVVFSTDGQPETIELFSERNSCPHCGVSLPALEPRLFSFNNPFGACPECNGLGFKSEFDPDKIIPDRTKSYNQGAIATQNPEAAWGRVPFKALAKRYAFTLDTPFSDLRDEVYNVILYGTQERLPMEYKNENGKGTYVMEKPFPGILPDLKRRYYETSSIQIRQWMEGFQTARVCEACHGERLRPEALAVTVAERNIMSVTRLSVRDSMSFFSSLKLTEKEISISTQIMKEIRSRLGFLNNVGLDYLTLDRSSATLSGGEAQRIRLSTQIGSALSGVLYVLDEPSIGLHQRDNQKLIESLKNLRDLGNTLIIVEHDEATIREADYVVDLGPGAGIHGGYITAQGTPEEIEKNSESITGRFLSGAETIPIPAQRREGNGTSITLKGAWKNNLKHIDVDIPLGKLVVLTGVSGSGKSTLLNEVLLPAVRRRLNRQSDDFDGYSSLEGVENIDKVINIDQSPIGRTPRSNPATYVGAFTPIRDLFASLPESKARGYKPGRFSFNVPGGRCENCHGDGTIKIEMHFLPDVYVTCDVCHGKRFNKETLGIRYKGKNIHEVLEMTMDEAAEFFTAVPSIKRKVDTVISVGLGYIKLGQSALTLSGGEAQRVKLSLELSKYGTGKTLYVLDEPTTGLHFADVKKLMEVINRLVDAGNTVVLIEHNLDVIKQADHVIDLGPEGGDNGGMVIATGIPEKIALCKESYTGYYLAGIVNEK comes from the coding sequence ATGCAACATTCCAAGCTGATCATCCGGGGAGCGCGTGAGCATAATCTCAAGAATCTGGACATAGATATCGAGAAGAACAAGTTGATTGTTGTCAGCGGTATCAGCGGTTCCGGCAAAAGCTCCCTGGCTTTCGATACAATTTTTGCCGAAGGACAGAGGCGGTATGTTGAGAGTCTTTCCGCCTACGCCCGCCAGTTCCTGGGACGGTTGGAAAAACCGGACGTGGACTATATGGAAGGGCTCTCGCCAGCCATTGCCATCGAACAGAAATCAACTCATCGCAATCCCCGCTCAATTGTCGGAACCATCACGGAAATCTATGATTACTACCGCCTGCTCTGGGCACGTATAGGCCGCCAACACTGTCATATCTGTGGCCGGGAGATATCAGAACAGAGCATCGACCAAATCATCGGGACTATCTACAGGTATCCTGCGGGAACCCGTCTTACTATCCTTTCACCCTTGGTGCGGGGGCGTAAGGGCGAACATAAGAAGATATTCGAGGATGCCCGTCAAGGTGGCTATCAGAGAGTGAGGGTGAACGGGACAATACGAAGGCTGGATGAAGAACCTATCGTATTGGACAAGCAGGTCAAGCATGACATCGAGGTGGTCATCGACCGCCTCATCCTGGAGGCGGAGAACCGTCACCGTCTGTCGGAAAGTCTGGAGACGGCCATTTCCATGAGCGACGGGCTTGCCGCGGTCGTTTTTTCCACTGATGGACAGCCGGAGACGATTGAGTTGTTCAGCGAAAGAAATAGTTGTCCCCATTGCGGCGTGAGCTTGCCTGCTCTTGAACCCCGGCTGTTTTCCTTCAATAATCCTTTCGGAGCCTGCCCGGAATGCAATGGACTCGGTTTCAAAAGCGAGTTTGATCCTGACAAGATTATTCCGGATCGCACGAAATCCTACAACCAAGGCGCGATAGCTACCCAGAATCCGGAAGCGGCATGGGGGCGAGTACCGTTCAAGGCTCTGGCAAAACGCTACGCTTTTACGTTGGATACTCCTTTTTCCGACTTGCGCGATGAAGTTTACAATGTAATCCTCTATGGAACGCAAGAAAGACTTCCGATGGAATACAAGAATGAGAACGGTAAGGGAACGTATGTGATGGAGAAACCCTTTCCTGGAATTCTCCCTGACCTGAAAAGGCGATACTATGAGACGAGCAGCATCCAGATTCGGCAGTGGATGGAGGGATTCCAAACAGCGCGTGTCTGTGAAGCCTGTCATGGTGAACGCCTGCGTCCCGAAGCCTTGGCGGTGACTGTAGCCGAACGGAATATCATGTCAGTGACTCGTCTGAGTGTGCGTGATTCCATGTCTTTCTTTAGTTCGTTGAAACTGACGGAGAAGGAAATATCCATCAGCACCCAGATTATGAAGGAAATCCGCAGCCGCCTGGGATTCCTCAACAATGTCGGTCTAGACTACCTGACCTTGGATCGATCTTCGGCCACCTTAAGCGGTGGAGAAGCCCAGCGTATCCGTCTGTCCACACAGATTGGTTCCGCTCTCAGCGGAGTGTTGTATGTTCTTGATGAACCATCCATCGGACTCCATCAGAGGGACAACCAGAAGCTCATCGAATCATTGAAGAACCTCCGCGACTTGGGAAACACTCTGATTATCGTCGAACATGATGAAGCCACGATTCGCGAGGCGGACTATGTGGTGGATTTAGGCCCTGGGGCAGGAATCCATGGTGGGTACATCACCGCGCAGGGTACGCCTGAAGAAATCGAGAAAAATTCCGAGAGCATCACCGGACGTTTTCTCTCCGGCGCGGAAACCATCCCTATTCCTGCGCAACGAAGGGAAGGCAATGGCACAAGCATCACCTTGAAGGGAGCGTGGAAGAATAATCTCAAGCACATTGATGTTGATATCCCTTTGGGAAAGCTGGTAGTGCTCACAGGTGTGTCAGGTTCTGGGAAAAGTACTTTGCTCAACGAAGTACTCCTTCCTGCCGTCCGTAGGAGGCTTAACCGCCAGAGTGACGACTTTGATGGGTATTCCTCGCTTGAAGGCGTGGAAAACATCGACAAGGTAATCAACATCGACCAGAGTCCGATTGGCCGTACACCACGGAGCAATCCTGCCACCTATGTAGGGGCATTCACGCCTATCCGCGACCTGTTTGCCTCCCTGCCTGAAAGTAAAGCTCGCGGCTACAAGCCGGGACGGTTTTCCTTTAATGTTCCTGGAGGGCGTTGCGAGAATTGTCATGGGGACGGGACAATCAAGATTGAAATGCACTTTCTGCCGGATGTCTATGTGACCTGTGATGTCTGCCATGGAAAACGCTTCAATAAGGAAACGCTGGGCATCAGATACAAGGGCAAGAACATCCATGAAGTGTTGGAAATGACCATGGATGAGGCAGCGGAATTTTTTACTGCCGTGCCATCCATCAAGAGAAAGGTTGATACGGTCATCTCGGTCGGATTGGGATATATCAAGCTTGGTCAGAGTGCTTTGACTTTAAGCGGAGGTGAAGCCCAACGGGTGAAACTCAGTCTTGAGTTGTCGAAATATGGGACTGGAAAGACGCTCTATGTACTCGATGAACCTACCACGGGACTGCATTTTGCTGATGTCAAGAAACTGATGGAGGTGATTAACCGGCTGGTTGACGCGGGAAACACCGTGGTACTGATTGAACATAATCTTGATGTAATCAAACAGGCGGATCATGTGATAGATTTGGGACCTGAAGGAGGGGATAACGGAGGTATGGTGATTGCCACCGGCATCCCCGAAAAAATCGCCCTTTGCAAAGAATCCTATACAGGTTACTATCTTGCCGGTATAGTGAATGAAAAATGA
- the udp gene encoding uridine phosphorylase: protein MTDYMQGTGMQYHVHLKKGDVGRYVILPGDPGRCERIARHFDDGRFVVSNREYTTYSGYLDGEMVSVTSTGIGGPSASIAIEELTRCGADTFIRVGTCGGIALPVESGDVVIATGAIRMEGTSREYAPIEFPAVSDFSVAQSLKKAAEKLGLRHHMGIVQCKDAFYGQHEPEAMPVSYELLPKWEAWKKLGVLASEMESAALFVAASKLGVRCGSDFFVVGNQEREKAGLENIIRHDTETAVLVTVEALRILIAHDRSMRK, encoded by the coding sequence ATGACTGATTATATGCAGGGAACGGGAATGCAATACCATGTTCATCTCAAGAAAGGAGATGTAGGTCGCTATGTCATTCTTCCCGGAGACCCCGGACGTTGCGAACGTATCGCTCGTCATTTCGATGATGGGCGTTTCGTCGTCTCAAACCGGGAATATACCACGTATTCGGGATATCTCGATGGAGAAATGGTGAGTGTGACCAGTACAGGCATCGGTGGGCCTTCGGCATCAATTGCCATTGAGGAACTTACTAGATGCGGCGCTGATACCTTCATCCGGGTCGGCACGTGTGGGGGTATTGCACTGCCTGTGGAATCAGGTGATGTGGTCATAGCCACCGGCGCCATCCGCATGGAAGGGACAAGCCGGGAGTATGCTCCCATTGAATTTCCCGCCGTGAGTGATTTCTCTGTTGCACAATCATTGAAAAAGGCTGCTGAAAAGTTGGGATTGCGTCACCACATGGGCATCGTCCAGTGTAAGGATGCTTTCTACGGACAGCATGAGCCGGAAGCCATGCCTGTCTCCTATGAACTGCTTCCCAAGTGGGAGGCATGGAAAAAACTCGGTGTTCTTGCCTCAGAGATGGAAAGTGCCGCATTGTTTGTCGCGGCAAGCAAACTGGGAGTCCGTTGCGGAAGTGATTTCTTTGTTGTCGGCAACCAAGAAAGAGAAAAAGCCGGGCTGGAGAATATCATCCGTCATGATACGGAGACTGCCGTTCTTGTGACCGTCGAGGCGCTCAGGATACTCATAGCCCACGACCGTTCCATGCGGAAATGA
- the pcp gene encoding pyroglutamyl-peptidase I, whose translation MKLLLTAFDPFGGEKVNPALEAVKLVADQLDGISVIKVEVPTVFNKSIDTVESAVRKHQPQVVLCIGQAGGRFDVTPERVAINVNDARIPDNEGNQPVDRPIFEDGEPAYFSTLPIKAMVEEMRKAGVPSSVSNTAGTFVCNHLMYGVMYHLAKSHPGVRGGFIHVPFIPNQVIGRPNTPSLALGDIVTALEASIRAIGKNLTDTEVTGGRES comes from the coding sequence ATGAAATTGTTATTGACGGCTTTTGATCCATTTGGAGGGGAGAAAGTCAATCCGGCCCTGGAGGCTGTCAAGTTGGTCGCCGACCAACTTGATGGTATCTCCGTCATAAAAGTGGAGGTTCCTACGGTATTCAACAAATCGATCGATACCGTGGAGAGCGCAGTCAGGAAGCATCAGCCTCAGGTCGTACTGTGCATCGGTCAGGCCGGAGGACGTTTCGATGTGACGCCTGAACGTGTGGCAATCAATGTCAATGATGCTCGTATTCCGGATAACGAAGGGAACCAACCCGTCGATCGCCCGATTTTCGAGGATGGAGAACCTGCGTATTTTTCCACGCTTCCTATCAAAGCCATGGTGGAGGAAATGCGGAAGGCGGGTGTCCCCTCAAGTGTTTCAAATACAGCGGGAACTTTTGTTTGCAATCACCTGATGTATGGGGTGATGTATCATCTTGCCAAGTCTCATCCTGGCGTGCGGGGGGGGTTCATCCATGTGCCGTTCATCCCCAATCAAGTTATCGGGCGACCGAATACTCCGTCTTTGGCTCTAGGTGATATCGTGACTGCTCTTGAGGCTTCCATTCGGGCAATCGGAAAGAATCTCACGGATACAGAAGTAACGGGAGGTCGGGAATCCTGA
- a CDS encoding DUF3793 family protein, whose product MSSLERTILFHCAPVISGIKPAGLVSCAGMMRKEGFASELSALAADMDGTGLAFRTVCRCLSHELLLVYHERALEAQLSLPAISSYLKSLGYPVDGTLEDLLGNLCSTLGCGTSFPHEVGLFLGYPLHDVLGFIDSKGQKSLLDGYWKVYAHQEKAQEIFSCYDRCRERLCRLYDHGYSFRQLAGVA is encoded by the coding sequence ATGTCAAGTTTGGAAAGAACAATACTTTTCCATTGTGCTCCGGTGATTAGCGGCATCAAACCCGCGGGACTTGTTTCTTGCGCTGGGATGATGAGGAAAGAAGGTTTTGCATCGGAACTCTCCGCTCTTGCGGCGGACATGGACGGTACGGGGCTTGCTTTTCGCACGGTGTGCCGATGTCTTTCCCATGAATTGCTCCTTGTGTATCATGAGCGGGCTTTGGAAGCTCAACTTTCCCTTCCGGCCATTTCAAGCTATTTGAAATCCCTGGGGTATCCTGTGGACGGAACTCTTGAAGATTTGCTTGGAAATCTTTGTTCAACTCTCGGCTGTGGAACTTCTTTTCCCCATGAAGTCGGATTGTTCCTGGGATACCCTTTGCATGATGTGTTGGGCTTCATCGACAGCAAAGGACAGAAAAGTTTGTTGGACGGTTATTGGAAAGTCTATGCACACCAAGAAAAAGCGCAGGAAATTTTTTCCTGTTATGATCGATGTCGCGAGAGATTATGTCGCCTGTATGATCATGGGTATTCCTTCCGGCAGCTTGCTGGAGTCGCATGA